Part of the Musa acuminata AAA Group cultivar baxijiao chromosome BXJ2-7, Cavendish_Baxijiao_AAA, whole genome shotgun sequence genome is shown below.
TGAGACCTCTGTACAGCTCCGACGGACCTTCCTCTTGTATGATTTTCAATAAAGCATGTAAAAGATTGTCATAGACGTCTCTCTGTACCAGGAACAGGAATCAGATACAAACATATGTGCAAGATTAATATTCCAGGGGGTTTTCACTGACCTGTATGGTTAGTCGAGTTTTGAGTAGCTCTAATGGATACGTACAGAGGGTTGAGCTGACTCCAGCAACGGCCCCAGCAACAAGTGAGGGGGGAAGTGGAAGTTTGGGTTGTTCTCCATCCTTAGGAGTCAAAGCCTTCTTAGCTGTATCATAGGCAAACAACTGCAAGAAGAACCATCAACATTCAAAAGAACTGCAGAAATAGAAATGTGGATTATATAGTAGCAGCCCACTATGTTAAACCACCAGCATTCCTAAGGAGCTAAGGTACAAACAAGATGATTGATTACTAGAGACTGAAAATGTATGCAACATCATATTGTCATTTCATATGGATCATGTGCATTTTCTGCACGGTCTGCTAAAAACAATGTGGTGAAAACTGGCAGGCAAAACCAACACAAACACAACCTTATGGTCTTTAATTACATAATATTTCTTTAATCTACAAAGTAATATACATGTGATCAAAGAGTTAAATGTTGAGACATACTAAATGCAGGTACGCATTACATGATGAATGAGTGATTAGATATTGTGGCAAAACATTCTGTTTATTCATCAAAGGGATTTCATGATAGTAGAGAAAATGTATCTAATTTGCCCAGTGAGTCAAACAATACCAGAGGCAACATCACAAGCCTATAAAATATACATAAAGCAATAGTTTTGATGTCATGAAATGTTCAAAAGAGGAATATTCACTGTCATTCAGACATTCAAACATCATTTTCTTTAACTGAACCATATGTTTTGGTTTAAAAAGTTCTAAGCCCGAAATGGAAACAACCAAATCCAAAAAGCAAGGTAACGAGTAACCCATTCCACCAGTTTGGTGTTCAGTTTTATAGGATCATGTTCACTGCAGAGAGGCGCACCATAAACACCAGACCACAAAGTTGATCCACAAGGGAGATTTTGAAATGAAACCAAAAAAGAAATTTCTCAAATAAAGGTCGAATAACTCAAAAACCTAGCAAGGGAAACAGACATCCAAATTTCCAAATGGCCATGACACCTAAAATGAACTGAAAAATGCTTTATCATCTGCACAAAACTCAGCTCAAACCTCCCCTATTTCCCTGAAGTCCCATCAAAATGGAAAGCTCGAAGTGTTCCACCATGACTGCTTTCTGCCTCGTGGACTGCAAAACGGTGCAGGTGGATTGCAAAAGGGGCGATCCATCAGTTGCGAGATCAAAGAAGCATCCAGGATTATGTTGCTTGCAATATGGGAATCGGTGGTAATGAGTGGTTTGATCCATGTTTCTTATATAGTATGGTTCTATGATGGGACTAAAATAATTGGAGAATCATAACTTTAACTGAGCAAACTAGTTTAGTTGACATGTttgttcagttttttttttttttttactttagccCAGGCTTCTGGGTATCATGTTTCGTTTGAACAGTCCATGACCTAACAGTCCATGACCTAAATTTAGCAAAGATTCCTGGAAAGCCATCAGATATACAATTAAAGAAGTTGATAGCATAAATCTTGATCAACCATAACAAAAGGCTAAAAGTTATTATGAAAGAAAGTGGTAAGGAAACAATGGTGTGATATCACAGACATGGAAATCACCATTAAACTAGAAATGCATATGATATAAAATCAACACGATCAATTACCTCAATCGCCTTGCTTGGTGCAACACGGATCACATTAACAAAATTTCCACGGAACAGCCCTTTCCACCCCTCAGTATTCATTATAGACTGGAAGACTTCTGTCGTCGAGTTCCCATTGCTTCCTACCATAAGATGTGTCCTGATCGTTTCCAACGGTGCAACCGCAGTCCGTGACACCGCCCCAGCAATTGCTCCactgaacaaccttctaaagtggGGATTCCCTATCCTAATCCTTATTTTCAACccacccttcttcttctcctttttaacCACTACTTCCTCCGCAACATCAGTTGCTTCCGCTACTGTTTCAGTAGGATCAGCAGCAGGAGTCTCAAGAGCACGATACCCAACCTCCGGCGACACATACTTCATGTAGAGATCGGTCCCTGACACCTTAACGCTGTTATTTGTAGGATTAGAAGTATTAGGAGAAACCCCAAAACCGACTCCCATCTGCCCAACACTCGCAAACAAGCCACCAGTGGGGTAGAATCCCTCATGGAGGTTCCATGAAAAGCTTAGTTCTGGAAAGGGTAGGAGGAACAACCCATCAGTCTTCTTCTCAAACGGTTGCAGCCTCTTATCCGCCATTCCTATCACAAGCAAAACCTGGATTTGGTAAGATTAGGGCACCACAGCATCCAAATGCACCACTCTTGGGTTCGAAAGGCACTTGAGATAACCAAATCGGAAGACAAATTCAAGGGGACGAATGCAGCAAAGTAGATGCTTCAACAAAATGGGAGATATAAAATACAGGAAATAAATATCTTTGAATCCAACAGATATTACAACCACGCAAGAACGAGGCGGAGGTGcgagagaaaataaaataaattgggTTTTCTACAGACACAAGAGAAACACGGCGCTACGCAGGGCCGCCTGAATcgacaagaacaagaagaagaacagaatGCATAGATTAAAAGAGAAGGAAACGTGGTAAACCCCGAAACCAAATCGAATCCAGAAAAAGACTCGATTTTCAAAAAAACATATGGATCATCAGATGAGCAAGTGAAAGCCGGACTGTGACAGAGGAATCCAAAAATCCAGGGGAACGACGTCACCTCAACGATCCACGCGAAACAATCGGGCAGGGGGAATCAAACTAGGATAATCCAAAGAGCCGCGCCTTCGAGAGATCAAAGCCAGTATAATCTCCCTATTTGATCGATCTCGCCATTCGCGCTATAACAGCGAGGAGGGGGACGGGTGAGAGGGATTAGCCGCCGCTACCCCTTCCTGTGCCTCTCTCCCGTCGTCCGTCCCGCTGTTGGGAGTAAAGGAGAACTTCCCCTGTCCCATGAATGCCCTTGCAATCTAGATTACATAAGAGGTGAATTTAGGGGTATAACTGTCCTTTAGAAGGTAGGTCACGCATCTTTCATTCGTTACCATCTTTACAATGTACCGGTAAGGGGTATATTGGTCTTTTCGTCGAAATCGAGAACAGAGGTAGGTGATGAATATGACAGGGTAGGGTGATGAATGATGATGAGATGCAATTTTAATCTTTCAAGGTGTCATTAAATTTAGCAACCACATAGTTGTGTTTGTGGGGCATATTGCAAGGCGATGAGAGGAATAATAGTTACTGACAACCATATATAAAGCATAAAGACATATTCTTTGCTTCCAATTGTTTGCTTGTTGTAGCCTAGTGGTCAAGTGAGTGGGAATGTCAAGAACTATTTAGCCTGTTGAACTTGTTCTTTCCACATCCTAAAGGTCGACAAATGCTTTGAGATGTTAAAGCAGTCAAAGTTTCGGTGCTAGTTTTGTCAGCACGTAGCTGTTTGATTTTTAGtgagaaaaaaaagataagactACGGCCTAAAAAGAATAAATCATTGTCCAAGAACAGAGTGAATTGACATCTTTATCTCCAAAATTTGCAGAGGAAAAAAACAAATAATTTAGATCCTCTCCAAACCCTGGGGATCCAATTAACATCTGGTGTCTCGATCATCCAATCCAATTGATGGACGGGGACTGCATTGACAAGTGCACTTATCATGAATGGCTGATAAAGATGTACCAGATTCCTGTGATTTCAAGAAGATCTCAACATTGATGAGGATACATGCAGTAGACCATCACCCTCTACTTTCTGTCTAGTATCTGTGGTCTACATAATGAACGTATCTCAATGTTTTCTTGTATCGACAAATAACATCCACATCATGAATTCACCATAACGATTACAAGTTCCCAACCAAGTCGAACAACTACAAATCTAAGTTACAAAATTGGTTATCAAATGCAATCGGTCAAGGCCATAAGGCAGCAAGATAGATTTTGCCCATGACATCTAATGAAACAA
Proteins encoded:
- the LOC135616960 gene encoding adenine nucleotide transporter BT1, chloroplastic/mitochondrial-like, coding for MADKRLQPFEKKTDGLFLLPFPELSFSWNLHEGFYPTGGLFASVGQMGVGFGVSPNTSNPTNNSVKVSGTDLYMKYVSPEVGYRALETPAADPTETVAEATDVAEEVVVKKEKKKGGLKIRIRIGNPHFRRLFSGAIAGAVSRTAVAPLETIRTHLMVGSNGNSTTEVFQSIMNTEGWKGLFRGNFVNVIRVAPSKAIELFAYDTAKKALTPKDGEQPKLPLPPSLVAGAVAGVSSTLCTYPLELLKTRLTIQRDVYDNLLHALLKIIQEEGPSELYRGLTPSLIGVVPYAATNYFAYDTLKKLYKKTFNTDDIGNVATLLIGSAAGAISSSATFPLEVARKHMQVGAVGGRQVYKNMLHALLSILENEGVGGLYKGLGPSCMKLVPAAGISFMCYEACKKILIDEEDA